One segment of Psychromonas sp. psych-6C06 DNA contains the following:
- a CDS encoding LysR substrate-binding domain-containing protein, which translates to MKYTLKQLAVFDAVASQESVSAAARKLSMTQSAVSMSLSQFENLMDRPLFIRQGNRLTLSHWGRWLRPKAKRLLQDAQQIELGLHDQQAISGSFPLSVSQTFAEHLLPSLISKIDTDFPELRIELTVENTEHVVNGVINHHYEMGIIEGRNDDSRVHQENLLEDHLVIISSAFHSYAKHKKVNLAQLEQAQWILREQGAGTRRIFDGAVHGLIENVDVYKEYQSVGVIKELVKNGTYLGCLPYLDVVSEVKKGTLVILPTPELNMSRSLAFIWRKDAGENPLRECIIAEAKRLIRLYKKRQNL; encoded by the coding sequence ATGAAATATACCTTAAAACAGCTTGCTGTTTTTGATGCGGTTGCTAGCCAAGAGAGCGTCAGTGCAGCTGCTCGTAAATTGTCGATGACTCAGTCTGCGGTGAGCATGTCATTATCACAATTTGAAAACTTGATGGATAGACCACTGTTTATTCGTCAAGGAAACCGATTGACATTGAGTCATTGGGGAAGGTGGTTGCGCCCCAAGGCGAAACGTTTATTACAGGATGCACAGCAAATTGAATTAGGTCTGCATGATCAACAAGCAATTAGTGGCTCTTTTCCTCTTTCAGTAAGTCAAACTTTTGCTGAGCATTTACTGCCTTCACTTATCAGTAAAATTGATACAGACTTCCCTGAATTACGTATTGAATTGACGGTAGAAAATACAGAACACGTAGTAAATGGTGTTATTAATCATCATTATGAGATGGGAATTATCGAAGGGCGTAATGACGATAGCCGAGTACACCAAGAAAACTTATTAGAAGATCACTTAGTGATTATCAGTAGTGCTTTTCACTCCTACGCTAAACATAAAAAGGTTAATCTTGCACAATTAGAGCAAGCGCAATGGATATTACGTGAACAGGGCGCCGGCACTCGCCGAATCTTTGATGGTGCTGTGCATGGCTTGATTGAAAATGTTGATGTATATAAAGAATATCAAAGTGTTGGTGTGATAAAAGAGTTAGTAAAAAATGGGACTTATCTTGGATGCTTACCCTACTTAGATGTTGTGAGCGAAGTAAAAAAAGGGACACTAGTGATTTTGCCTACACCTGAGCTTAATATGTCTCGTAGCTTAGCATTTATTTGGCGTAAAGATGCAGGTGAAAACCCATTACGTGAATGTATTATTGCCGAAGCAAAACGCTTGATCCGATTGTATAAAAAAAGGCAAAACCTATAG
- the focA gene encoding formate transporter FocA, whose translation MTRSTNVFETVKDYGVAKQQKAFANSLILAIFAGAFIAIAFVFYTTVTTGAGDAPWGIMKLAGGLAFSLGLVLVVICGGELFTSTVLSSVAWTQGLFSTRALISCWGRVYLGNLIGAMLILGLVLLAKMQLLNGGAWGINAMQIAQHKLHHSWGQAFALGVLCNLLVCLGIWMTFSSKDILTKALLLILPVAMFVSSGFEHSVANMFMVPLGIAINAFSPESYFMAHGFSANAFADLTWTHFIVNNLIPVTIGNIVGGASLIALAYANKPKSTVQHTTHTQKTSLSLPNKITQGNTIMRNKLNQLTVNDVMQSDTLHFTADHCIYQALALLSEQSLSAAPVVDEKDQLIGFVSEQDILRLLWSEEYSSELNYQLKDVMQTEILTVDIMQPITTLLEFMVVDKEKLFPVNSSGMMISSQYQSYEQRLKLASAQHPSIYPVVHNGKYCGLISRKALTKLMVKQYQPEDNTDKQAA comes from the coding sequence ATGACGCGTTCAACTAATGTTTTTGAAACAGTTAAAGACTATGGCGTTGCAAAGCAACAAAAGGCTTTTGCAAACTCATTAATCTTAGCCATCTTTGCAGGCGCTTTTATCGCAATCGCTTTCGTATTCTATACCACGGTTACCACAGGTGCAGGAGATGCGCCATGGGGCATCATGAAACTGGCAGGAGGGTTAGCGTTTAGCTTAGGGCTGGTATTAGTCGTCATTTGTGGCGGAGAGCTATTTACCAGTACTGTGCTTAGTAGTGTTGCTTGGACACAAGGACTTTTCTCAACTAGAGCACTAATCAGTTGCTGGGGGCGAGTATATCTCGGTAATTTAATCGGTGCGATGTTAATTCTTGGCTTGGTTTTGCTTGCTAAGATGCAGCTTTTAAATGGAGGTGCATGGGGAATTAATGCAATGCAGATTGCACAACATAAATTACACCATAGTTGGGGCCAGGCATTTGCATTAGGCGTGTTATGTAACTTGCTAGTTTGTCTGGGTATTTGGATGACGTTTAGCAGTAAAGACATATTAACCAAAGCGCTTTTACTCATTTTACCTGTGGCAATGTTTGTGAGCAGTGGCTTTGAGCACAGTGTCGCAAACATGTTCATGGTACCTCTTGGCATTGCAATTAACGCGTTTAGTCCAGAGAGTTACTTCATGGCACATGGCTTCAGTGCCAATGCATTCGCAGATCTCACATGGACGCATTTTATTGTAAACAATTTAATACCAGTCACGATTGGCAACATCGTCGGGGGCGCATCATTGATTGCTCTAGCCTACGCCAATAAACCAAAATCGACAGTTCAACACACAACACATACTCAAAAGACAAGCTTATCGCTACCAAATAAAATTACACAAGGAAACACTATTATGAGAAACAAATTAAACCAACTTACTGTTAATGACGTTATGCAATCAGACACGTTACACTTCACTGCTGACCATTGTATATACCAAGCCTTAGCACTTTTAAGTGAGCAGTCACTTAGTGCAGCTCCGGTAGTCGATGAAAAAGACCAACTTATAGGCTTTGTTTCTGAGCAAGATATATTACGCTTACTATGGTCAGAAGAGTATTCTTCAGAGTTAAACTATCAACTTAAAGATGTTATGCAGACTGAAATTCTTACTGTAGATATAATGCAGCCAATCACGACTTTACTTGAATTTATGGTAGTAGATAAAGAAAAGCTATTTCCAGTTAATTCATCAGGCATGATGATCAGCTCACAATACCAAAGTTATGAGCAACGCCTAAAATTGGCAAGTGCACAGCATCCAAGTATCTATCCCGTTGTACATAACGGGAAATATTGTGGCCTTATTTCACGTAAAGCATTGACCAAATTAATGGTTAAACAATATCAACCAGAAGATAATACTGATAAACAAGCGGCATAA
- a CDS encoding HD-GYP domain-containing protein, translating to MIKKITVSQLRKGMYINDLKCGWLNHPFALNRFKLENESDIRKIIAAGVKTIEIDTNKGFDILELKEEKRQKENSGLRKVVDQLDESKPVKVTAIEEMGKAKVAFAMAGEFITDMMENVKMGQHIELEQVNPVINKLSQSILRNPNALLGLSRIRTMDVYTFEHSVSFSVLMMAFAKSMGLSEQIICEVGIGGLLHDIGKTLTPDEILNKPGKLTPEEFVIMKEHVVHSRKILEKTEGLSQISMDIAAQHHEKYDGNGYPLGLKGDEISRYGQMSAIVDVYDALTADRCYHTGKEPSEVLKLLVKWSGAHFNPSLVREFIQSVGIYPAGSLVMLNNHHLAKVVDINENMLKPIVEVFLNAKTRSYIPRKLVDLAKLESIKILKVESYEKWNVQMD from the coding sequence ATGATTAAAAAAATCACCGTCAGTCAATTAAGAAAAGGGATGTATATCAATGACCTTAAATGTGGTTGGTTGAATCATCCTTTCGCCTTAAATAGATTTAAACTTGAAAATGAATCTGACATTAGAAAAATAATTGCGGCAGGTGTAAAAACAATTGAGATAGATACTAACAAAGGTTTTGATATCCTTGAGCTTAAGGAAGAAAAGCGCCAAAAAGAAAACAGTGGTTTAAGAAAAGTTGTTGATCAGCTTGATGAAAGTAAACCTGTAAAAGTGACGGCTATTGAGGAGATGGGCAAGGCTAAGGTCGCTTTTGCAATGGCCGGTGAATTCATTACAGATATGATGGAAAATGTAAAAATGGGCCAGCATATTGAGCTTGAACAGGTTAACCCTGTCATTAATAAGTTGAGCCAATCTATATTACGTAATCCAAATGCACTACTGGGGCTTTCACGTATTCGAACAATGGATGTATATACATTTGAACACTCGGTGAGTTTTTCAGTACTAATGATGGCTTTTGCTAAAAGTATGGGGCTTTCTGAACAAATAATTTGCGAAGTAGGTATTGGTGGGTTGTTGCATGATATTGGTAAAACCTTAACGCCTGATGAAATTTTGAATAAGCCCGGAAAACTGACGCCTGAAGAGTTTGTTATCATGAAAGAACATGTGGTGCATAGTCGTAAAATCCTTGAAAAAACGGAAGGTCTTTCACAAATATCGATGGATATTGCCGCTCAACACCATGAAAAATACGATGGAAATGGTTACCCATTAGGTTTAAAAGGCGATGAAATTAGCCGTTATGGTCAAATGTCTGCGATTGTAGATGTTTATGACGCCTTAACCGCAGATCGTTGCTATCACACAGGTAAAGAACCTTCTGAAGTACTAAAGTTATTGGTAAAATGGAGTGGCGCGCATTTTAATCCTAGTTTAGTCAGGGAGTTTATTCAATCGGTAGGTATATACCCTGCAGGTAGTTTAGTCATGCTAAACAATCATCATTTAGCTAAGGTCGTAGATATCAACGAAAATATGTTGAAACCTATTGTTGAGGTTTTCCTTAATGCTAAAACAAGAAGTTATATTCCTCGTAAATTAGTTGATTTAGCAAAACTTGAATCAATAAAAATATTAAAAGTTGAATCCTACGAAAAATGGAATGTACAGATGGATTGA